The Osmerus eperlanus chromosome 7, fOsmEpe2.1, whole genome shotgun sequence genome includes a region encoding these proteins:
- the LOC134024012 gene encoding uncharacterized protein LOC134024012: MVVYWSKAQKKGQTFEPISPSPTRRLQLVDEFFLFCCRVAAGLQEKVLADMFQVSVSTVSRVVITWANYLYLLLGSLPIWMSKQQVKNTMPSKFVQYSPDVRVIIDCTEVRCQNPSSLTLQSEVFSSYKNTTTLKGLIGIAPCSAVTFVSSLFTGSISDRELTEQSGLLDLLEPGDGCMADKGFTIEKLLADRGAMLIIPPFKMTAQFTKEDALKTQAIARLRILVERAIRRVKEYRIWEHTLPLTLSGTVNQLWTVCCVMTNFQGPLDLKGYIPVE; the protein is encoded by the exons ATGGTGGTTTATTGGTCGAAAGCTCAGAAAAAGGGACAAACATTTGAACCCATTTCTCCCAGTCCAACGCGTAGGCTGCAACTGGTTGatgagttttttcttttctgctgCAGAGTTGCTGCAGGCCTGCAAGAGAAGGTGCTGGCTGACATGTTTCAGGTCAGTGTGTCCACTGTCTCCCGTGTTGTTATAACGTGGGCCAACTACCTTTACCTGCTCCTTGGCTCCCTTCCCATCTGGATGAGTAAACAGCAAGTCAAGAACACCATGCCAAGCAAATTTGTGCAGTACAGTCCAGATGTTCGGGTAATCATCGACTGCACCGAGGTGCGATGCCAGAATCCATCATCCCTCACTCTCCAGTCTGAGGTTTTCTCATCGTACAAAAACACGACAACCTTGAAGGGATTAATTGGGATTGCCCCATGTAGTGCTGTGACTTTTGTGTCAAGTCTCTTCACCGGCTCCATCTCTGACCGAGAGCTGACTGAACAAAGTGGACTGCTGGACTTACTGGAGCCAGGAGATGGCTGCATGGCAGACAAGGGTTTCACCATCGAGAAGCTGCTAGCTGACCGTGGGGCAATGCTGATTATACCACCCTTCAAGATGACAG CGCAGTTCACCAAAGAGGATGCTCTAAAAACACAAGCAATCGCCCGACTTCGAATCCTCGTGGAAAGAGCAATACGCAGAGTCAAGGAATATCGCATCTGggaacacactctccctctaacCTTGTCTGGGACAGTCAACCAGCTGTGGACCGTCTGCTGTGTGATGACCAACTTCCAGGGACCACTTGATTTAAAAGGCTACATCCCTGTTGAATAG
- the LOC134023952 gene encoding uncharacterized protein LOC134023952 — protein MLQVRAVPPPVACTSSLQTWHRPRTKGIHAEPVQDLVVRRPKPSARSVCKSTLYQAYTGSLPDPQVLSLGEGLKNLRPQPLISSVLHGLSQLSMVDSRFGPVPRGSPLSYQCPPVVKRGNYVQHPGAPTFPKLPLEGSTFPTTFPNVDPNSQQFLHLDSLTVTHEMAAEREEQTREQSECPLWQALRKPRVTASRFYEVSHVKGPSSGQTLAGRILKGVHQTPAMKRGLEREPQVLEQYSKHFNVNVSRCGFVIHPDAPHIGASPDARVYDPSAIPCFGLAEVKCPDISSISEAGHVKIVNGQAKLKQNHKYHWQVQGQLAVTGLSWCDFITDTEGDLTVERVWRDDEMIKEMKKKVDLYFFGTYMNVYLQQKVK, from the exons ATGTTGCAG gTGAGAGCTGTACCACCACCTGTGGCCTGCACAAGCTCTCTGCAAACATGGCATCGACCAAGGACAAAG GGGATCCATGCAGAGCCGGTTCAGGACTTGGTTGTTAGGAGACCAAAGCCATCTGCCAGGAGTGTATGCAAATCAACACTCTATCAAGCATACACAG GATCCCTCCCAGACCCGCAAGTCTTGTCTCTTGGGGAAGGACTGAAAAACCTCAGGCCGCAACCACTAATATCCTCAGTGCTGCATGGCTTGTCTCAACTCTCCATGGTCGACTCCAGGTTCGGACCTGTGCCGCGAGGTTCACCCCTGTCCTACCAGTGTCCTCCTGTGGTCAAACGCGGAAATTATGTCCAACACCCAGGTGCACCAACATTCCCTAAACTGCCTTTAGAGGGGTCAACATTTCCCACTACTTTTCCAAACGTTGACCCAAACTCCCAACAGTTTCTCCATTTGGACAGCTTAACTGTGACACACGAGAtggcagctgagagagaggagcagacacgTGAGCAGTCTGAGTGCCCATTATGGCAAGCTTTACGCAAGCCTAGAGTGACAGCTAGTAGGTTCTATGAggttagccatgtgaaagggccGTCTTCTGGTCAGACCCTGGCAGGGCGGATACTTAAGGGAGTACACCAGACTCCCGCCATGAAAAGGGGCCTTGAACGCGAGCCACAGGTGCTGGAACAATATTCAAAACAtttcaatgtaaatgtctcaCGCTGTGGATTTGTTATCCATCCCGATGCTCCTCACATCGGGGCTAGCCCCGATGCGAGGGTATATGACCCTAGTGCCATTCCGTGTTTTGGGCTTGCTGAAGTTAAGTGCCCAGACATCTCCAGCATTTCTGAGGCAGGACATGTAAAAATTGTGAATGGTCAGGCAAAACTGAAGCAGAATCATAAATACCACTGGCAGGTTCAAGGCCAACTGGCAGTAACTGGATTGAGTTGGTGCGATTTTATAACAGATACTGAGGGAGACTTAACAGTCGAAAGGGTCTGGAGGGATGATGAAATGATAAAAGAGATGAAAAAGAAGGTGGACCTGTACTTCTTTGGTACATATATGAATGTGTATCTTCAGCAGAAAGTGAAATGA